TGGGCTTTCGCTACCTGGGCCGCTCCTGCCTGGCCCGGGCGGGGCTGGTGAACCTCACGGCCCCGGGCGAGGTCCACGACGGACGCCCCGCCTGCGACGCGGGCTGGACCTACCGCATGTTCTACCTGGAGCCCCGAGTGCTGGCGGAGGTGGCCGCCGAACTGGACGAGGGCGCGGGCCGCCTGCCGGAGTTCGCCTCCGGTGTGCTGGACGACCCCACCCTGGCCGGTGGCCTGGCCGCCCTGCACCGCGACCTGGAGGCCGGGGCCGCCACGCTCCTGGAGCGCCAGGAGCGCCTTCGCGCGCTGTTGGCGGTCTGGATCGCCCGGCACGCCGAGCCCGGCCCCGCCCCGGCTCTGGCCCCGGGAACGCGATCGGGAACGGCATTGGCGGTCGCGCCGGTTCCGGGCCAAGGACCGATTCCTGCCCGGCAAAGCCGGGGGCGCGAGCCTGGGGCCGTGGCACGGGCCAGGGACTTTCTGCGCGAACGCGCCGCGCGCCCCGTGTCCCTGGAGGAACTCGCGCGCGAGGCCGGGCTCTCGCCCTGGCGTCTCACCCGGGCCTTCACCAGCGCCGTGGGCATCGCTCCCCACGCCTACCAGCTCCAACTGCGCGTGGATCAGGCGCGTGGCCTGCTGGCGCGTGGCGAGCCCATCGCCAACGTGGCCCAGGCCTGCGGATTCTGCGACCAGAGCCACCTGAACCGGGCCTTCAAGCGCTTCACCGGCCTCACCCCGGGCCAGTACGCCCAAGGCTTCGCCCGCCCGGCCCGTTGAGGGCGCGGGACCATCGGCGGAGAACCCGGCCCGCCTGGAACCGCCGGGTCTGATCGTCATGGGACACGGACTGTCTCGGGGGCCGCACCGTCACCGGTCGATCTCCGGCGCGTCCCGGGGGTGATGCGCCAGAGGCAAGATCGTCCAAGACCCCCGTACGCCTTCCGGGGCATGACCCCTCGCGCGCGCCTCCAGCAGGGAGCGGGCGACCATTCATCAGCGAGGTGTTTCCGTGAGGTCTTCGGTGCAACAAGGCGCGAGCCTGCGCCCGGTGCTGGACATGTCCCTGGCCATGGTCCTGGTCGGGGCCACGGCCCCCCTGGGCGAGCTGGCCCTGCGGGGCATCCCCCTTTTCGTGGTCCTGGCGGCCAGGCTCTTCCTGGCCGGGGCGGCCCTTTGGCTCCTGGACCGGGCGCGGCGGACGGGGGCCTCACTCCCGTACCCGCCGGTGCGGCTCTCCCCCCGTCACTGGGCCGTGTTGGGCTTTCAGGCCCTGTGCGGCGTGGTGGTCTTCAACTGCTGCCTCTGGCTGGGCATGGAGACCGCGGGACCGGCGGCAGCCGGGGTCTTCACCAGCGCCACACCGGCTGTGATGGTGCTCCTGGGCGCGGTTTTCTTCCGGGAACGACCCTCGGGGCGCGCCCTGGCAGGGGTGGTCCTGGCCGTGGCCGGGGTGCTGGCCGCGCGAGGCGGGGAGGCCGGCCCCTGGCGTCCCGCGCCGGCGGATCTCTGGCTGCTGGCGGCCGTGGCCGGGGAGTCGCTGTTTCTCCTGGCCCTCAAGTGGCTGCCCCGGGAGCTCTCGCCCCTGGACGCGGCCCGGCGCGTCACCTGGCTGGGGCTGGCCTGGGTGTTGCCGCTGGCCTTCGTCCAGGCCGGGGACCTCCGCCCCGGGCAGGTGGGGGCCTCGGCCTGGCTGGCCGTGGCGGTGCTGGGGGTGCTGGTGACGGCCGGGGGCTATGTGCTGTGGTTTCGCGGAGTGGGGCGCTCCAGGCCCAGCCAGGCCGCCGCCGTGACGGGCCTGCTGCCCGTGAGCGCCGTGCTCTGCGCCTGGGCGCTCACGGGGGAGACGCCCGAAGCGTCCCAACTGGCCGGGTGCCTGGCCGTGGGGGCGGGCATCCTGCTGGCCTCGCCGCGAGGAGGGTGACGCCTCCCGCGCGCGGCTTCGGCCCGGCCGGGAGGCAGTCGGAGCGGGGGCGCTTCAGTCCCTGGGCAGTTCCTGGCTCTGCATCTTGTGCACGGCCGCCCAGGTGGCGAACATCACGCGCAGGTAGTCCGCCGAGGCCTCGGATTCGGCCATGGCGTCCTTGAAGGAGTTGTAGTCCAGGCTCAGGGCCTCTTCGGCGAGGATGCGCGCGAAGGTCTCGCGGGGGATCTGGATGCGGTAGCGGTAGTCGGACTCGGAGAACGTGAGGATGTCCGCCGTCACGTCGTGGCGGGCCATCATCCGTTCCAGGTGCTCGATCTTGCGGGCGCGCACCGCCACCTCGCCGGGCTGGCAGAAGCGCGTGGCCGCGATGGAAAAAAAGCCGTCTCTGGTGAAGATCCACATGCTCGACGCTCCCGTGTGCCGGGCGGCGGGGACGGACCGCAGGCAGGACGGCGGATGCCGCCCTTCACGTCGTATTATCCCATGCGCACCGCTCCGGCAAGCGTCGGCGCGGAAACAGGCGGTTCAGCCGACGCGCTCCAGTTCCGCGCGGGCGATGGCTTCCCAGTCGAAGCGCGCCGACACGGCGGCCGCCTCCTCCACCAGCCGGGCGCGGCGTTCGCCGCCCTCCAGCAGGGTCAGCACCCGGGAGGCGAACCCGGCCACGTCGCCCTGGAGCACGCGGTCCATGCCCCCGGTGAAGATTTCGTCGTAGATGGGCAGGTCGTAGGCCACCACCGGCAGGCCGCAGGCCATGGCCTCCACGGCCACCTGCCCGAAGCTCTCGTAGTGGCTGGGCATGCAGAAGCATCCGGCGTTCTTGAGCAGACGCACCTTCTCCGCCCCCTGGCGGAAGCCCAGCAGGTCCACGTTGGCCGAAAGCCCTGCCGCCGCGATTTCGGCCTGGAGGCGGCGGAACCAGTCGTCCCCGCCGCCGCCGATGATCCCCAGCCGCGCCCCGGGGCGCGCGTCGCACACCGCGCGCCAGATCTTCACCAGGTCGAAGAGGCCCTTCTGGGGATGCAGGCGGCCCAGGAAGATGCCGTCGTAGCGCGGCGTCTCCGGCGTCACCTCCACGGAGGTGAACTCGCCCATGTCCACGCCCATGGTCACCACCTGCACGGCCTCGGGCGCGACGCCCCGGGCCAGCAGCGTGTCGCGGTCCAGGGAGTTGAGCACCAGCATGCGTCCGCCGAAGGCCCTCGTGAGCGCCAGCGCCAACATCTGCGTGGACCAGTAGAGCAGCCCGCGCACCGTGGGCACGCGCCAGCGGGGGCGGAACATGTTCTCGTAGCCCCGGAACGGATTGGGCGCGATGAGGAACACGCACACCGTGAGCCGGGCCTCGGGGTTTCTCAACTTGGCCAGCAGGGCCGGCAGGAGGTCCACCAGGAAGTCGGAGGGGGCGTAGATGGCGTCCATGCCCTTGGGATAGCTTACGAACAAACAGCGGAAGAGTCGCCACAGGTACGTGCGCAGCACGTTGCCCAGGCTGTCCGACTCGTCCTCGAAAGGCTCGGGGAACACGCGGTAGTCCATGCCCCGCACGTTCTGGGACTCGAACACGCCGATCTGACGCCTGGGCAGCATCACCACCAGCTCCTGGCCCCAGGCCAGCCAGCGTCTGGCGATCTCCGAAAAGCGGACCTCGCTGCCGTCGCGGTTCTTGGTGTTCACGCGGCCCATGGCCGGAATGAAAATGCGCATAAGAGTAAGATGCCTCCGGCGGCCAAAGAGGAAACTTTTTGAAAAAAGTTTCCTCTGCTTGATGGC
The genomic region above belongs to Fundidesulfovibrio magnetotacticus and contains:
- a CDS encoding AraC family transcriptional regulator encodes the protein MERPAARVFRPGGLEGVECLAARGLKVRFARHFHEGYAVGVVEEGALGFRYLGRSCLARAGLVNLTAPGEVHDGRPACDAGWTYRMFYLEPRVLAEVAAELDEGAGRLPEFASGVLDDPTLAGGLAALHRDLEAGAATLLERQERLRALLAVWIARHAEPGPAPALAPGTRSGTALAVAPVPGQGPIPARQSRGREPGAVARARDFLRERAARPVSLEELAREAGLSPWRLTRAFTSAVGIAPHAYQLQLRVDQARGLLARGEPIANVAQACGFCDQSHLNRAFKRFTGLTPGQYAQGFARPAR
- a CDS encoding glycosyltransferase family 4 protein, with protein sequence MRIFIPAMGRVNTKNRDGSEVRFSEIARRWLAWGQELVVMLPRRQIGVFESQNVRGMDYRVFPEPFEDESDSLGNVLRTYLWRLFRCLFVSYPKGMDAIYAPSDFLVDLLPALLAKLRNPEARLTVCVFLIAPNPFRGYENMFRPRWRVPTVRGLLYWSTQMLALALTRAFGGRMLVLNSLDRDTLLARGVAPEAVQVVTMGVDMGEFTSVEVTPETPRYDGIFLGRLHPQKGLFDLVKIWRAVCDARPGARLGIIGGGGDDWFRRLQAEIAAAGLSANVDLLGFRQGAEKVRLLKNAGCFCMPSHYESFGQVAVEAMACGLPVVAYDLPIYDEIFTGGMDRVLQGDVAGFASRVLTLLEGGERRARLVEEAAAVSARFDWEAIARAELERVG
- a CDS encoding DMT family transporter; translated protein: MRSSVQQGASLRPVLDMSLAMVLVGATAPLGELALRGIPLFVVLAARLFLAGAALWLLDRARRTGASLPYPPVRLSPRHWAVLGFQALCGVVVFNCCLWLGMETAGPAAAGVFTSATPAVMVLLGAVFFRERPSGRALAGVVLAVAGVLAARGGEAGPWRPAPADLWLLAAVAGESLFLLALKWLPRELSPLDAARRVTWLGLAWVLPLAFVQAGDLRPGQVGASAWLAVAVLGVLVTAGGYVLWFRGVGRSRPSQAAAVTGLLPVSAVLCAWALTGETPEASQLAGCLAVGAGILLASPRGG